A genomic window from Camelina sativa cultivar DH55 chromosome 2, Cs, whole genome shotgun sequence includes:
- the LOC104748912 gene encoding LOW QUALITY PROTEIN: UDP-glycosyltransferase 84A1-like (The sequence of the model RefSeq protein was modified relative to this genomic sequence to represent the inferred CDS: inserted 2 bases in 1 codon): MVLEPRPSPNPTHVMLVSFQGQGHVSPLLRLGKLIASKGLLVTFVTTELCGKKMRHANKIVDGELKPIGSSSIRFEFFDEEWAEDDDRRGDFLVYIRHLESIGVREVSKLVRRYKEANEPVSCLINNPFIPWVCHVAEEFNIPCAVLWVQSCACFSAYYHYQDGSVSFPTETEPELDVKLPCVPVLKHDEIPSFLFPSSHFAGFRQAILGQFKNLSKSFCVLIESFDSLEQEVIDYMSTLCPLKAIGPLFKVAKTVTSDVSGDICEPADQCLEWLDSWPKSSVVYVSFGTIAYLRQEQIEEITHGVLKSGLSFLWVIRPPPHDLKVEAHVLPQEIKESSVKGNGMIVDWCPQEQVLAHPSVACFVTHCGWNSTMESLSLGVPVVCCPLWGDQVTNAVYLIDEFKVGVRLXREDVAEKLLEATVGEKAEELRKNALKWKAEAEAAVAPGGSSEKKFKEFVEKLGVGVSKAKENGN; the protein is encoded by the exons ATGGTGTTGGAACCTCGTCCATCTCCGAATCCAACTCATGTAATGCTCGTGTCGTTTCAAGGACAAGGCCACGTCAGCCCTCTACTTCGTCTCGGAAAGCTAATTGCTTCCAAGGGTTTACTCGTTACTTTCGTCACTACTGAGCTTTGCGGCAAGAAAATGAGACACGCCAACAAGATCGTCGACGGTGAGCTTAAACCGattggttccagttcaatccgGTTTGAGTTTTTTGACGAGGAATGGGCAGAGGACGATGACCGGAGAGGTGATTTCCTTGTGTACATTCGACACCTCGAGAGCATTGGGGTACGAGAAGTGTCCAAACTCGTGAGGAGATACAAGGAAGCGAACGAGCCTGTCTCGTGTCTGATCAATAACCCGTTCATCCCATGGGTTTGCCACGTAGCGGAAGAGTTTAATATTCCATGTGCGGTTCTTTGGGTTCAGTCTTGTGCTTGTTTCTCTGCTTATTACCATTACCAAGATGGCTCAGTTTCTTTCCCTACAGAAACAGAACCTGAGCTCGATGTTAAGCTTCCTTGTGTTCCTGTCTTGAAGCACGACGAGATCCCTAGCtttctctttccttcttctcaCTTCGCAGGTTTTCGACAAGCGATTCTTGGACAGTTCAAGAATCTTAGCAAGTCCTTCTGTGTCCTAATCGAGTCTTTCGACTCCTTGGAGCAGGAAGTTATTGATTACATGTCAACTCTTTGTCCCCTAAAAGCCATTGGACCACTTTTTAAAGTCGCTAAAACCGTTACTTCTGATGTAAGCGGTGACATTTGTGAACCGGCGGATCAATGCCTCGAGTGGTTAGACTCGTGGCCTAAATCGTCCGTCGTCTATGTTTCTTTCGGGACTATTGCGTATTTGAGGCAAGAACAGATCGAGGAGATCACTCATGGGGTTTTGAAATCAGGTTTATCGTTCTTATGGGTGATTAGACCTCCACCGCATGATCTCAAGGTCGAGGCTCATGTCTTGCCGCAAGAAATTAAAGAGAGTAGTGTTAAAGGTAATGGGATGATTGTGGATTGGTGTCCACAGGAGCAAGTATTGGCTCATCCTTCTGTGGCATGTTTCGTGACtcattgtggatggaactcgacGATGGAGTCTTTGTCTTTGGGAGTCCCGGTGGTTTGTTGTCCGCTGTGGGGAGATCAGGTGACTAATGCGGTTTATCTGATTGACGAGTTTAAGGTCGGAGTGAGGCT GAGGGAAGATGTGGCGGAGAAGCTTTTGGAAGCAACGGTTGGGGAGAAGGCAGAAGAGTTGAGGAAGAATGCTTTGAAATGGAAAGCCGAGGCAGAAGCTGCGGTGGCTCCTGGAGGTTCGTCGGAGAAGAAGTTTAAGGAGTTTGTTGAGAAGCTAGGTGTGGGAGTATCGAAAGCTAAGGAGAATGGAAACTAG
- the LOC109126393 gene encoding uncharacterized protein LOC109126393: MAPSSPNRANSNDPSTDLYNNPYFLHSSDHAGMALASNRLTTGADFHSWRRSVHMGLNVRNKLGFIDGTVPKPPENHRDYGSWSRCNNMVTTWLINSVSKKIGASLLYIPTAEGIWKSIITRFKQDNAPRVYEIEQQLSLLQQGSMDVTSYYTALVTLWEEYKNYVELPLCTCGRCECNAAGIWETMQQRSQVTKFLMGLNASYESTRRHILLLKPTPSIDEVYNMVTQDERQKNVTPKADNAIFHTSDSKADSSVVYPLPNQSYSFDGSYDNAAFAAMQNHFRPRPSNRPLCTHCGQLGHVVQKCFKLHGYPPGYIPGYKSLSSGSQPPRPFQLFSQPRGSAGSYSQPVQPFPSSQSVQTKSQAQPMANAVTTYQGASRAANAVNLDFTKLNNDQIQSLIQQYQAHVTSSEQPAPSPKLCCITDHGVMDPQSSSGMTKYPTIFPSTSLRYENHQLTFQHQCLSSLSSNLPLGSWIIDTGATSHVCSDLTLFNETTSVSGVTVMLPNDARVDITHCGTVHLSSSLTLHEVLHVPSFKFNLISISALLRHNQYSAHFYPLFCYIQESIQGLMIGRGYLFHNLYIYGRDHQLSASHFSGSLKVDGALWHQRLGHPSSDKLKHVPSISSLSTLSSESPCSICHLAKQKRLPFESSGHRSSAPFDLIHLDIWGPFAVESIDGFKYFLTIVDDYSRVTWVYLLHNKSEVSIKLPQFLKLVETQYKTAVKKMRTDNAPELVFTDLVNKHGIIHQYSCAYTPQQNSVVERKHQHLLNVARSLLFQSNLPLAYWSNCLLTAVFLINRTPSTVLKNITPYELLTKKKPDYSFLKNFGCLCFVSTLQKDRHKFSPRATECVFLGYSFGYKGYKVLHLDTNIVSVSRNVVFHETIFPFQNVKHVNHDVDLFGDAILPLYVPIDVSVPALSAPSHASTSASSHASPPDNHSSVTVPVTETVTAETGVVSLPSARPRRTTKAPGYLSDYHHSLN, from the coding sequence ATGGCTCCATCATCGCCGAATCGTGCTAATTCTAATGATCCATCTACAGATCTATACAACAATCCTTATTTCTTGCATAGCTCCGATCATGCGGGTATGGCTTTAGCTTCCAATCGCTTAACCACCGGAGCCGACTTCCACTCATGGCGTCGTTCTGTGCACATGGGACTCAATGTCCGTAATAAACTTGGCTTCATTGATGGTACGGTTCCTAAACCTCCTGAGAATCATCGCGATTATGGATCTTGGAGTCGTTGCAATAATATGGTTACGACTTGGCTTATTAATTCTGTTAGCAAGAAGATAGGTGCTAGTTTGTTGTATATTCCTACTGCTGAAGGAATTTGGAAAAGTATCATAACAAGATTTAAACAAGATAATGCTCCTCGTGTATATGAGATTGAGCAACAGTTGAGTCTGCTTCAGCAAGGTTCCATGGATGTCACTTCTTATTACACTGCCTTGGTTACTCTTTGGGAAGAGTACAAGAATTATGTGGAATTGCCTTTGTGCACTTGTGGGAGGTGTGAGTGTAATGCAGCTGGTATATGGGAAACGATGCAGCAGCGGAGTCAGGTCACTAAGTTTCTTATGGGGCTTAACGCTTCATATGAATCAACCAGGCGCCACATCTTGCTGCTTAAACCGACTCCCTCTATTGATGAAGTTTATAATATGGTCACACAGGATGAGCGACAGAAGAATGTCACACCGAAAGCTGATAATGCTATCTTCCATACTTCGGACTCCAAGGCTGATTCATCAGTTGTCTATCCTCTTCCGAATCAGTCTTACTCGTTTGATGGTTCTTATGATAATGCAGCTTTTGCTGCGATGCAGAATCACTTTCGACCTCGTCCTTCCAATCGTCCATTGTGTACTCATTGTGGTCAGCTTGGCCATGTTGTTCAAAAATGTTTCAAGCTTCACGGCTATCCTCCAGGTTATATCCCAGGATATAAGAGTCTCTCATCTGGTTCTCAACCTCCGAGACCATTTCAATTGTTCTCTCAGCCTAGAGGATCTGCTGGTTCTTATTCTCAACCAGTACAGCCGTTTCCTTCATCACAGTCTGTTCAGACAAAATCTCAAGCTCAACCGATGGCTAATGCTGTTACAACTTATCAAGGAGCTTCTCGTGCAGCTAATGCTGTCAACCTGGACTTCACTAAGCTCAACAATGATCAAATCCAGTCTTTGATTCAACAATATCAGGCTCATGTCACGTCTTCAGAACAACCTGCTCCTTCCCCAAAGCTTTGTTGCATTACAGACCATGGTGTAATGGATCCTCAATCATCTTCTGGTATGACTAAATATCCAACTATTTTTCCTTCTACATCTCTTCGTTATGAGAATCATCAGCTTACTTTCCAACATCaatgtctctcttctctttcttcaaattTACCTCTTGGTAGCTGGATAATTGATACAGGAGCTACAAGCCATGTCTGTTCTGATCTGACACTTTTTAATGAGACTACATCAGTCTCTGGAGTTACCGTAATGTTGCCTAATGATGCTAGAGTGGATATCACCCATTGTGGCACTGTGCACTTATCATCATCTTTAACATTGCATGAAGTTCTTCATGTTCCATCTTTCAAATTTAACTTGATTTCTATTAGTGCTTTATTACGACATAACCAGTACTCTGCTCACTTTTATCCATTGTTTTGTTATATCCAGGAGTCTATTCAGGGCTTGATGATTGGTAGAGGATATCTGTTTCACAATCTTTACATATACGGGAGAGATCACCAATTGTCTGCATCGCATTTTTCTGGATCCTTGAAGGTTGATGGAGCTCTGTGGCACCAACGCCTAGGACATCCATCTTCTGACAAGTTAAAGCATGTTCCGAGTATATCATCGTTGTCTACTTTGTCCTCTGAGTCTCCTTGTTCTATATGTCATTTAGCTAAACAAAAACGTCTTCCTTTTGAATCTAGTGGTCATAGGTCTTCTGCTCCATTTGATCTCATTCACTTAGATATTTGGGGTCCCTTTGCTGTTGAGTCTATAGATGGTTTTAAATACTTTCTcaccattgttgatgattacAGTCGTGTAACATGGGTTTACCTATTGCATAATAAAAGTGAAGTTTCTATCAAATTGCCTCAGTTTCTTAAACTTGTTGAGACTCAATATAAGACTGCCGTTAAGAAAATGCGAACTGATAATGCTCCAGAACTTGTCTTTACTGATTTGGTTAATAAACATGGCATCATTCATCAATATTCATGTGCCTATACACCACAACAGAATTCTGTTGTTGAACGTAAACATCAGCATTTACTCAATGTGGCTAGGTCTCTCTTGtttcaatcaaatcttcctttAGCATATTGGAGTAACTGTTTACTGACTGCAGTTTTCTTGATTAATAGAACTCCATCtactgttttgaaaaatattactCCTTATGAACTACTTACTAAGAAGAAACCGGATTACTCTTTTCTTAAAAACTttggttgtctttgttttgtttcaacttTACAAAAAGATAGACATAAATTTAGTCCTCGTGCAACTGAGTGTGTTTTTCTAGGGTATTCTTTTGGTTATAAAGGGTATAAAGTCCTGCATCTTGACACTAATATTGTTTCTGTGTCTCGCAATGTTGTTTTTCATGAAACTATCTTTCCTTTTCAAAATGTCAAGCATGTTAATCATGATGTAGATTTGTTTGGTGATGCTATCTTGCCATTATATGTTCCGATTGATGTTTCTGTTCCTGCATTATCTGCACCATCTCATGCATCCACATCCGCTTCATCGCATGCTTCACCACCCGATAACCACTCTAGTGTCACTGTACCGGTGACAGAGACTGTTACTGCTGAAACTGGTGTTGTCTCATTACCAAGTGCCAGGCCACGACGGACTACTAAGGCTCCAGGTTACTTATCTGACTACCATCATTCTCTTAACTAa